From Anopheles arabiensis isolate DONGOLA chromosome 3, AaraD3, whole genome shotgun sequence, a single genomic window includes:
- the LOC120902134 gene encoding transmembrane protease serine 9-like: MAYRQWILTLALVALLGCAAASSSADGNRPQQRLIGGVRALPGEFPSMVSIQRLVLIRASHVCGGSVLNQFHVLTAAECFFSNPNSRYRVQAGKVLLNNFEPSEQTINVLRYTMHPQYDGSASPFNIATVRLASPFGYNRYITPIVLPAIDTIPDGIVKFAGWGSTSSGLLPSMPDQLQMFYVAIMPNEQCQVMVGGAIGTGPVTERNVCLGPATGGIGACGGDAGGAAIQQINGTDTIVGIVSWQLSPCGQAGNPTITTRVSAFVEWINQNSQL, encoded by the exons ATGGCGTATCGGCAGTGGATATTGACACTCGCCTTGGTAGCCCTGTTGGGTTGTGCTGCGG CCTCTTCCAGCGCTGATGGCAACCGGCCCCAGCAACGGCTCATTGGTGGCGTTCGTGCCCTCCCAGGCGAGTTCCCATCGATGGTATCGATCCAGCGGCTGGTGCTGATCCGAGCCAGCCATGTCTGCGGTGGCAGTGTGCTGAACCAATTCCACGTCCTGACCGCGGCCGAATGTTTCTTCTCCAACCCGAACAGCCGCTATCGGGTGCAGGCGGGCAAGGTGCTGCTCAACAACTTCGAACCCAGCGAACAGACGATCAACGTGCTCCGGTACACGATGCACCCGCAGTACGATGGGTCGGCCAGCCCGTTCAATATTGCGACCGTACGGTTAGCGTCGCCGTTCGGCTACAATCGGTACATCACGCCGATCGTGCTCCCGGCGATCGATACCATCCCGGACGGGATCGTTAAGTTTGCCGGCTGGGGATCGACCTCGAGCGGCCTGCTGCCCAGCATGCCCGATCAGCTGCAGATGTTCTACGTTGCGATCATGCCGAACGAACAATGTCAGGTGATGGTGGGCGGTGCGATCGGCACTGGGCCTGTGACGGAGCGGAACGTCTGTCTTGGTCCGGCCACCGGTGGCATAGGGGCTTGTGGAGGTGATGCGGGCGGTGCTGCGATACAGCAGATCAATGGAACGGACACGATCGTCGGTATCGTGTCGTGGCAGCTGTCCCCGTGCGGTCAGGCGGGCAACCCGACGATCACAACGCGCGTGTCGGCGTTCGTGGAGTGGATCAACCAAAACTCACAGCTTTAG
- the LOC120900679 gene encoding trypsin-1-like, giving the protein MKSITLVLWAIAGIVAVVVDAAPERRIFGGTDAFEGELPYQVSIQRAFLTSRTHVCGGTILNPLHVLTAASCFWTDQSSRFEIVAGNLRIDRPADTQQVLGVFWIRMHPGYTGGTSSFDVAVVRTSSAFFFTNLIRPVALPAFDEIPTGLVRVGGWGSTTNSILPGNNFSNVLQKINVLLVPWNECLSVLGGPGGPFDERNICTGPLSGGISTCTGDAGGGAVQHLPDGTFLQVGIITWNVLPCGGINTPSIYTRVSAFVDWIQANSAV; this is encoded by the exons ATGAAGTCAATTACGTTGGTGCTGTGGGCGATTGCGGGCATCGTTGCCGTTGTCGTTGATGCTGCTCCCG AGCGCAGAATTTTTGGCGGTACGGATGCGTTCGAGGGCGAACTACCATACCAGGTGTCCATCCAGCGCGCGTTCCTAACCTCCCGGACGCACGTGTGCGGCGGTACGATCCTGAACCCGCTGCACGTACTGACGGCGGCCTCCTGCTTCTGGACCGACCAGAGCTCGAGGTTTGAAATCGTGGCCGGCAATTTACGCATTGACCGGCCGGCTGACACGCAGCAGGTGCTCGGTGTGTTCTGGATCCGAATGCATCCGGGATATACCGGCGGTACTAGCTCGTTCGATGTCGCTGTG GTCCGCACCTCGTCCGCCTTCTTCTTCACGAATCTGATTCGTCCGGTAGCATTGCCGGCGTTCGATGAAATCCCAACCGGGCTGGTGCGTGTCGGCGGCTGGGGCTCGACCACCAATAGCATCCTGCCCGGGAACAACTTCTCCAATGTGTTGCAGAAAATCAACGTACTGCTCGTACCGTGGAACGAGTGTCTGAGTGTGCTGGGTGGGCCGGGTGGACCGTTTGATGAGCGGAACATCTGTACCGGACCGTTGAGCGGTGGCATCTCGACCTGTACGGGTGATGCGGGCGGTGGTGCGGTGCAGCATCTTCCGGATGGGACGTTCCTGCAGGTCGGCATCATTACGTGGAATGTGTTGCCGTGCGGTGGCATTAACACACCGTCCATCTATACGCGCGTGTCCGCCTTCGTCGATTGGATACAGGCAAATTCGGCTGTGTAG